A window of Paenibacillus sp. 19GGS1-52 contains these coding sequences:
- a CDS encoding DNA adenine methylase: protein MAHSKMKTSGSKKRNVPNSIIPYIGGKYGLVSHIIPLIEWCAEAYELTGLIEGAAGGARIMLNTSPELFEQRILNDLDLSLAKLYAAISDEDLNYDLIMRLNELEYSKEVFEAAVLDRKLDAELADRRIYEGTSNIVDAAAYTFICAHQSFASNMKSYAREKETDFYDGYFHKINSLYTFQPLLEGVTVTHGSCLDLVDQYYERFDYFMYIDMPYPEKTMRGGNHYKYNCTHEMLEELTNKLVGTCMKVALSSYPCDIYDRLCEQHGWQRLFLKMKNVSMGGTANLKGAECLYINFEIPFELEDQITSGYLW, encoded by the coding sequence ATGGCGCACTCTAAAATGAAAACGTCTGGAAGTAAGAAACGGAATGTGCCTAATTCCATAATCCCATATATAGGTGGTAAGTATGGACTCGTCTCTCATATAATTCCGCTTATCGAATGGTGTGCGGAAGCATATGAACTGACAGGACTAATTGAAGGAGCGGCAGGAGGGGCTCGCATAATGCTTAACACTTCACCAGAGTTATTTGAACAGAGAATCCTTAATGATTTGGATCTTTCACTAGCCAAGCTCTATGCAGCTATTAGTGATGAAGATTTAAATTATGATCTAATAATGCGATTGAATGAACTAGAGTATTCAAAAGAAGTTTTTGAAGCTGCAGTTCTTGATCGTAAGTTAGATGCAGAACTAGCTGATAGAAGAATTTACGAAGGCACCTCAAACATTGTAGACGCTGCAGCGTACACTTTTATTTGTGCTCACCAAAGCTTTGCATCGAACATGAAGAGTTATGCTAGAGAAAAGGAAACGGATTTTTATGATGGCTATTTCCATAAGATCAACAGTCTATATACATTTCAGCCTCTGCTGGAGGGAGTGACCGTGACTCATGGGAGTTGCCTTGATCTCGTGGATCAATACTATGAACGATTTGATTATTTCATGTATATTGATATGCCCTACCCAGAGAAAACCATGAGAGGGGGAAACCATTATAAATATAATTGTACACATGAGATGCTTGAAGAACTCACCAATAAATTGGTAGGTACATGCATGAAAGTTGCTTTAAGCAGTTATCCTTGCGATATATATGATCGGTTGTGTGAGCAACATGGATGGCAGAGGCTTTTTCTAAAGATGAAGAATGTATCAATGGGAGGAACCGCCAACCTAAAGGGGGCTGAATGCCTGTATATAAATTTTGAAATTCCCTTCGAACTAGAAGACCAGATCACCTCTGGTTACCTTTGGTAA
- a CDS encoding HNH endonuclease — translation MTPSLVVVPDNTGISKLPEFVNNYEGVPIPVIPDSKMEASWKLLGNTVHLFDQVYVTQYKNYSFLYDRNQSPMTRFNNNKFDLYIKGKTLYLSNKRHPELLRKVYMDGEFIITKNNWLMQSGQRAGTGRYKCFTIYKNIIIRDHQLIALLTYGEIALLAIGDNRVYEVNHIDGDHENNASNNLEVVTIEANRKHRDRYITKINLLVCRKGEVIINPVLSKYSEILA, via the coding sequence ATGACACCTTCACTAGTTGTAGTTCCTGACAACACTGGAATTTCAAAACTACCTGAGTTTGTGAATAATTACGAAGGAGTGCCTATTCCAGTTATCCCTGATTCAAAAATGGAGGCCTCTTGGAAACTGTTGGGGAACACTGTCCATCTTTTCGATCAGGTGTATGTTACTCAGTATAAAAACTACTCGTTTCTGTATGACCGCAATCAAAGCCCAATGACGAGGTTTAACAATAACAAGTTTGACTTGTACATTAAAGGCAAGACATTGTATTTAAGTAATAAAAGGCACCCGGAGCTATTGAGGAAAGTATATATGGATGGGGAATTTATCATCACTAAAAATAATTGGCTAATGCAAAGTGGGCAAAGAGCTGGTACAGGGAGGTACAAATGTTTCACAATATATAAGAATATTATCATTAGGGATCATCAGCTTATAGCCTTGTTAACATATGGTGAGATTGCACTTCTGGCGATAGGGGATAACAGGGTTTACGAAGTGAATCACATAGACGGTGATCATGAAAATAACGCCTCAAATAACCTTGAAGTTGTTACGATCGAAGCAAACCGAAAGCATAGAGATAGATATATAACGAAGATCAATCTACTTGTTTGTAGGAAGGGGGAAGTAATCATTAATCCGGTATTGAGCAAATATAGTGAAATTCTTGCATAA
- the ltrA gene encoding group II intron reverse transcriptase/maturase — translation MLEQLLSRENLLQALKRVESNKGSHGVDGMSVKSLREHIVQNWQKIRQAVEEGTYEPSPVRRVEIPKPNGGGVRKLGIPTVTDRMLQQAIAQVLTPLFDPTFSEHSYGFRPKRRGHDAVREAKTFMREGYRFVVDLDLEKFFDRVNHDRLMMKIAEKVKDKKVLLLIRKYLQSGMMENGLVHPTTEGAPQGGPLSPLLSNIVLDELDKELERRGHRFVRYADDCNIYVKTSRAGERVKASVTRFIETRLKLKVNQAKSAVDRPWKRKFLGFSFSIDKEPKVRIAQQSLQKAKVRIREITSRKKSMKMEERMKELNHYLMGWCGYFSLADTPSSFRDMDKWIRRRLRMCLWKQWKNPRTKVKRLVSLGMPKNKAYEWGNTRKGYWRIAGSPILQRALNNQYWESNGLRSLLDRYNSLRNIS, via the coding sequence ATGTTGGAGCAGTTGCTGTCACGGGAAAATCTTCTACAAGCGTTAAAGCGAGTCGAATCGAATAAAGGAAGCCATGGCGTAGATGGGATGTCCGTAAAATCCTTACGCGAACACATTGTACAAAACTGGCAGAAGATACGACAAGCGGTAGAAGAAGGAACCTATGAGCCGAGCCCCGTACGTCGGGTCGAAATCCCGAAACCGAATGGCGGAGGTGTCAGGAAGTTAGGCATTCCTACCGTGACCGACCGAATGCTACAGCAAGCGATCGCCCAGGTGTTAACCCCATTGTTCGATCCAACCTTTTCCGAGCACAGTTATGGATTTCGCCCCAAAAGGCGGGGACATGATGCCGTAAGGGAAGCTAAAACATTCATGAGAGAAGGCTATCGATTCGTAGTCGATCTGGACTTGGAGAAGTTCTTTGACCGTGTCAACCATGACCGTCTAATGATGAAGATTGCGGAGAAAGTGAAGGACAAGAAAGTTCTTCTGCTTATACGTAAGTACCTTCAGTCGGGCATGATGGAGAACGGGTTAGTTCATCCGACTACGGAAGGCGCGCCACAAGGCGGTCCGTTGAGTCCATTATTATCCAACATCGTCTTGGACGAATTGGACAAGGAACTAGAGAGACGTGGACACCGCTTCGTCCGCTATGCGGACGACTGCAATATCTACGTGAAAACGTCAAGAGCAGGTGAACGAGTCAAGGCATCCGTCACCCGATTCATCGAGACGAGGCTAAAACTGAAGGTCAATCAAGCCAAGAGCGCGGTAGACCGACCCTGGAAACGGAAGTTTCTAGGGTTTAGTTTTAGCATAGACAAAGAGCCGAAAGTGAGAATTGCACAGCAGTCCTTACAGAAAGCGAAGGTCAGAATTCGAGAGATAACCTCCCGAAAGAAATCAATGAAGATGGAAGAACGAATGAAGGAACTAAACCATTATCTAATGGGATGGTGCGGATACTTCTCGCTTGCCGACACGCCGAGTAGCTTTCGGGACATGGATAAATGGATACGAAGAAGGCTAAGAATGTGCCTTTGGAAGCAATGGAAGAACCCTAGAACCAAAGTCAAAAGGCTTGTATCCTTAGGCATGCCTAAGAATAAAGCCTATGAATGGGGAAATACCCGAAAAGGGTATTGGCGAATAGCAGGAAGTCCAATTCTGCAACGAGCATTGAATAACCAATACTGGGAATCCAATGGACTCAGGAGCTTATTGGACAGATACAACTCCTTACGGAATATTTCATGA
- the sigK gene encoding RNA polymerase sporulation sigma factor SigK translates to MPGIISTIALLIKELTLLVSYVRNNAFPQPLTEQEESKYLGMMAEGDAKARNLLIEHNLRLVAHIVKKFDNTGEDMEDLISIGTIGLIKAIESYRPNKGTKLATFAARCIENEILMHLRSLKKTRKDVSLHDPIGTDKEGNEITLIDILGSEADDVIKEVDLKIEKSKIYRNLDILDEREKEVVVGRFGLDTGGEERTQREIAKDLGISRSYVSRIEKRALMKLYHEFYKAKR, encoded by the coding sequence TTGCCAGGAATTATAAGCACGATTGCGTTGCTGATCAAAGAACTGACGCTGCTGGTATCTTACGTAAGGAATAATGCTTTTCCACAGCCGCTCACGGAGCAGGAGGAGAGCAAATACTTAGGGATGATGGCTGAGGGGGATGCTAAAGCACGGAATTTGCTGATTGAACATAATTTGAGATTAGTTGCCCACATAGTAAAAAAATTTGACAATACTGGAGAGGATATGGAAGATCTGATCTCCATCGGTACCATCGGATTAATCAAAGCAATCGAAAGTTATCGGCCAAACAAGGGGACGAAACTTGCGACATTTGCTGCTCGTTGTATCGAAAATGAAATCTTGATGCATTTGCGTTCATTAAAAAAAACCCGCAAGGACGTGTCTCTACACGATCCTATAGGTACGGATAAAGAAGGCAATGAAATTACGTTAATCGATATACTTGGCTCTGAAGCTGATGATGTTATTAAGGAAGTTGACCTCAAGATTGAAAAAAGCAAAATCTACCGCAATCTCGATATTCTGGACGAGAGGGAGAAGGAAGTGGTAGTGGGGCGCTTTGGCTTAGACACCGGCGGTGAGGAGCGAACGCAGCGGGAAATCGCGAAGGATCTGGGGATCTCGCGCAGCTACGTGTCGCGTATAGAGAAAAGGGCACTGATGAAGCTTTATCATGAATTCTATAAGGCAAAGCGTTAG
- a CDS encoding copper amine oxidase N-terminal domain-containing protein: protein MRTDQTTAIHLSSTYSRSKVNGKSFAKRSFSIVVCGMMLGSNLIGGLLSNNTVQSENSLSQSVSSGTLLNRFIDDVYLQNLRMAVQSLNADGWNFTRLRLVSNSLMEIEKKLSGNVDFLNIEALRSVILETEDSMVKSPDSNRDRHILAEEQRAKAVLDQIKQKIGISSAEEKVTLSLLRSKASETKSNAVLASSKKEITVYLNGVKQHYVESPVMSSGTVLIPMREIFESLGANLVFDAKDKTIHAKRDETQITIILGAASASVNGKIISLSVKAQTIRNITMVPLRFISEALGATIEWNAETMTANIESPSISTSATLNVNSVSDSYIKYGNHVYGTNNQTEYTKVMNVVAGALKEGDSIKLGELYSEYYYKYIEGQRWSGNTSDRSIENRGLKSAEDSIGVLVTDGVSIEEIERVYQAQSIAIRLLNKAANPGEGSYSAYDALFNNISNCVSDAHVKSVVFDSIGYNTIVYCGNNHAEMAFQINGLWYETVSGTFERVDPVKGLATDGRILVQPTFGDLIDVVHSI from the coding sequence ATGAGGACAGATCAAACTACAGCAATCCACTTGTCATCCACGTATTCTCGAAGCAAAGTAAATGGAAAGAGTTTTGCTAAGCGTTCATTTAGCATAGTAGTTTGTGGAATGATGTTGGGTTCCAACTTGATAGGCGGATTGCTTTCGAATAACACAGTACAATCAGAAAATAGTTTGAGCCAATCGGTTTCCTCAGGTACTTTGCTTAATCGCTTCATTGATGATGTTTATCTTCAGAATTTACGAATGGCAGTACAATCATTGAATGCGGATGGTTGGAACTTTACGAGACTACGATTGGTATCAAACAGTCTCATGGAAATTGAAAAGAAATTATCTGGAAATGTAGACTTTCTAAATATCGAAGCTCTACGTAGTGTAATTCTGGAGACAGAGGATTCTATGGTGAAAAGTCCTGACAGCAATAGAGATAGGCATATACTTGCTGAGGAACAAAGAGCGAAAGCTGTATTGGATCAAATCAAGCAGAAGATTGGAATCTCTTCTGCTGAGGAAAAGGTTACATTATCCTTATTACGATCCAAAGCTTCGGAAACAAAGAGTAATGCAGTATTGGCTTCTTCAAAAAAGGAAATCACAGTATATCTTAATGGTGTTAAGCAGCATTACGTTGAATCTCCAGTGATGAGTAGTGGAACAGTGCTTATTCCAATGAGGGAGATATTCGAATCTTTGGGTGCGAACCTCGTATTTGATGCGAAAGATAAGACAATCCATGCAAAAAGGGATGAAACTCAAATCACCATTATTCTAGGAGCGGCATCTGCTTCGGTAAATGGAAAGATCATTTCATTATCAGTTAAGGCTCAGACTATTCGCAATATAACCATGGTACCTTTGCGTTTTATTAGTGAGGCTTTAGGGGCGACTATAGAATGGAATGCAGAAACTATGACTGCGAATATTGAATCTCCGTCTATATCAACCTCAGCAACATTAAATGTAAATTCAGTGAGTGATAGTTATATCAAATACGGGAATCATGTATACGGAACTAACAATCAAACGGAGTATACAAAGGTTATGAATGTAGTGGCCGGTGCTCTTAAAGAAGGAGACTCCATAAAATTAGGTGAACTGTACTCGGAATATTACTATAAGTATATAGAAGGACAAAGATGGTCCGGTAATACTTCAGATCGTTCCATAGAAAATCGTGGTTTGAAGAGCGCAGAGGACAGCATAGGGGTATTAGTCACGGATGGGGTAAGTATAGAGGAAATTGAACGTGTGTATCAGGCTCAAAGTATTGCTATAAGGTTATTAAATAAAGCTGCTAATCCAGGAGAAGGGAGTTATTCCGCTTATGATGCTCTTTTTAATAATATCTCGAATTGCGTATCTGATGCTCACGTAAAATCAGTTGTTTTTGATTCAATTGGATACAATACAATTGTATACTGTGGAAATAATCATGCGGAAATGGCATTTCAAATTAACGGTCTTTGGTATGAGACGGTTTCAGGAACATTTGAGAGAGTAGATCCAGTTAAGGGTCTTGCTACAGATGGTAGGATTTTGGTGCAACCAACTTTCGGAGATTTGATAGACGTAGTACATTCGATTTAG